A genomic region of Drosophila kikkawai strain 14028-0561.14 chromosome X, DkikHiC1v2, whole genome shotgun sequence contains the following coding sequences:
- the LOC108072440 gene encoding mucin-2 isoform X3, which yields MSETPNGNGTLAGYGAKGPLASSHGDALLDQNFQSLKSKEVRDSTSPTHELRFHSMTLTQPNTTGWDVQTSSEVSPDGRAYRTETLAKTDGVEKLNGGGLAEFKGRNEQRSSASHQGDDKNFVKQASESSKTQLQEKVVFGDESSGRTEMKMSSTSTSSSSKVVSSSSTVEYGDEPRYLLDGQEKPQQQQQQQQLHQREWEDQRRQQEQRYQEQLQRQEQQIRQEQIQRQEQIQRQEQLQRQEQLQRQEERFSESREQSNTTRNVQTQQHYEENKRYVDMDKASPEYQQHVQHLMSQPGEIISNTVEYPKPNVKMITTVKRLPDGTIVKNKRYETEQLTPSQSQTTHNQTHNQNQVHNQRRVQQDVQDHSQLRDVVDNVEQQQEQHVTQSQQSSFSSVKKSSRRFSTETTSETVEEYDDRGQPLPRVQQKAPTQTQAPSHHAPSPTSRQSPGRDFSTHGFPSVRPNKPTQEYPSQRPTTEEVVVVRSEKSRQVKQHHTTSTETEVLGDDYHPQTQSTPQKLREAPSPNFSTHGFPSVRSTPRADQPDGEVPMTTRTVSHNQSANRKTNTERIIETQVEQPGSPRTVSPRRSQPREEAGPAPTRGPAGKPSHTRPSTNSGPSPTTKTTETVTVTRRQLQKEREVDAAHRAFAASLRSSSPAESTTSVGSHHQPSHHQTPRSSISSNRTYRREMREGSHESQAPSETSRISSSTVTRHTTGGTTTSTTTKTSKKPSPVVSRGPSEPRSPTPKAGGRHSEPRSPTPKAGGATVTTTTTTTTSSTIKGGPVPAQAPVSPAPAPASPAPAPAPASPAPDNKLSQYTYTTTKPGDIFSLPPTTPPTINNEPTLTTTTTTNKTTTTTTNKNQEPAKSVTETIADTDTQPIRKLQVSANEAKAASVVAEEAPCVRRHYYQLGQEGEEEAPIAELADGSSGMTPASKKPYPQLRRQSQDEPEPQLKRSSKSPGVQRETTFEGRRVSQPVEEDLDKLAIEELIIIEQVNGAPRAEPSVRATSPEKGPRATPRQSPEKEQPSFKPTRVQPQVSPRQSPEKQLPRTQTPGVGQPVGVPLRQSPEKQVPRAQSPEKGPQPRVSPRQSPENQQPMKPRQSPEREHRTEDDIFRSTITKTEKRTTYNLNEEFLTNERDHQTTNDKEPQAPKEPNDEAPTSKPLETIESPDGGFLSKGNDVESEPEENKSPTYRKKGLTRRETFEDRCRKILGMEEDGDTQGNFTQRPENEHDDDDEDDKKNITQTTTIETIEVKIEDCPDDDDDDQPRRVTETFVVRTQPKIMVDEELLVDVTESEEVEVLTKEVERPKYPNEQEGPKSPKKESVSKNEEPSRYPTKPEGSRYPKAQETPKYPKDYKTPSFPKDQEGPRYPKEPEQKSPQNPKEDAETININEETTIVITKEAGSKSPTPTWSPSPERRIPKKSTSPTSAVESPSSSPSFGRKAPVKPETSFVTEKIIDCQGKTVVEKITQRTRSPSPSTVKKVPKPTQKVPEKQPETESEPEKDSEPEIKKKTSVSSITKTETERRNSRTTKGKQPVATKEPRSKVPAPKAPRKDSLTGHKRDSVVEETRTSTTTTTTRQGRKPTDTNGTTLSPSSIKDRLRSSPRKQKTTPQPPRTPTPAQSRGPEDNVDGDSTSPDASPSRVSNERRRSSNISVHTEIIIDHTAPKSPRTERRPQQPTATAPSPIRKLPVTERKESAPVPRVTRRDKTEKVTRSTSENIIKVSSGGTKPHHPEMSSLKPGGERIRPSKCCTTKTINLSEQRIHTNTDIEGVIIDIQQAKSSREPSPDRIVPTPVPAELETGKPRYPDVVQEPDDEPRRKPQVTNIPIFEEESQAYVGCQISELRSSNGLEVDILDNPTVEAPKSLDYPVNTPDTDESLLSVHEKVSRFTHSAEKVKQPRASVPFSREFDTNSKIPENDDCLLSINQKVDKFLRTAENVTRPASLSPRPEIERPNLEEIDEELLRDDCILSVSQKVSKFIDTAEKLAPTVPQKSPRLVANIERHISRQSEPERDLDEESEPELERETDQEDGQTSQLEEEEEISRTVTRKETIREVRQQETRETTRRDSKGEPEKASKKVPQKETQVKPKEERTKEPKYPANLPQKVSQQPQRVISQKEPKEPKPTAAPTKSKGEPERLPKREPKLTQKEPERLTKKTPEKEPRKDSLKQPEEEFELSPEDEEEFGDEPLPMTKTHTTTIELKRQKDILSRPSVFNQRTPERRPPSSPTKMNGSRGRPSPSTSLITEEKKSYRNQVTNVNKPGPRKTSTPSVTPSAQSPSTAKTTSSSKRMEHITQQQWVVQDVDVDVEEVGPAPPTHTTEKPQRTSKSPTPSSRSPSQSPSRSPSRRTTSNNLTTTTTTTTTEHRHLHPSTPTTTKTTGPKPTSTLTNPTKAEPEITPIESVTEKSTTIITTTTSTTGRNVANRRNVFEPAQESPTGESEQPAGRRPSYMDHTKSSLEHIRRDSLEINKSHYSRKSSVEDDSPMEPRNPNTAVKFDVPRKTPTRGGEEPRKTSLKGKDDESDLDVEIEEIFDLQRLEQLLETVASYEMRRRIRAQMRLIRKNMINAGTTTSSHTITTTTSTSSGKSSPLPKKREPSPLASPETKTTSSSLKEVRTSTSRRQQRVEQVDSKTSSQGKTSPYGKPPVKPRERSASPAQKRRISPPGKSSPATTKVTTITTTTSSRGTPLKSTQGPIWADRSKVLKGHAAVPQTNGNSTTPRKGSTSSTTSCSGKVTRTMTSSSTITSSSSSSTNKRNKPREEDSITSSYGVGPTDENGLPLFGIRALKKKTTPPVTTTVQEPCETKQEVTGYVIEEQFYSDNKSPPRHERKELIYSSNADELAAIKQQLQQEDEKDYTPPELDSRVVREFKKVEAQSQSLPEDARYVRRGSVKELSEKFIRKESSSSTHSTTVQSLARNEDETEEDSESNEVCSVIEAPPQMRQNQSHVTSSSTTRSSNTRSFLNSSADQRQVTSVDDVLERMRNADNVEEPGDSSEDREARALLNKFLGASVIMQGVESMLPPTATGQRLNTQGVKTTRITHNYSKSGNNSSSTSSTEVSSSSAPVTRTTCDIEEIWDEQVLKQLLEQASTYEERRKIRARLRELMAEREDQKSSKQEKEEEESSASEYEEIIEEVTDYSDEEEEEQPPKKEEPKKEVAKKVVTPKEVTTSTTKKEVTQKAEKKETATATATSTKSTKVVESVGKKLAKVELASSSASTSSTTTDGVVQVQAAAAQQKSSTTSEQRTETKSKDGGATVTTTTTKVTTRTVSGNAASKNISPLAKFKQLDKQAAAQQAQKSSPTTSTPTTPGGSAQPYFKFTDPALNARAATVKDQLLQWCQHKTQEYENVQISNFSSSWSDGLAFCALIHHFLPDAFDYTKLTKQTRRHNFELAFSVADEKAGIAPLLDVEDMVEMSRPDWKCVFVYVQSIYRRFRNCQ from the exons ATGTCGGAAACACCTAATGGCAATGGAACCCTGGCCGGGTATGGTGCCAAGGGTCCACTGGCCTCCAGTCATGGGGATGCTCTACTCGATCAGAACTTCCAGAGTCTCAAGTCGAAGGAGGTACGGGATTCGACCAGTCCCACTCATGAGCTGCGGTTCCATTCGATGACCCTGACGCAACCGAATACCACCGGCTGGGATGTCCAGACCTCCTCGGAAGTTAGTCCCGATGGCAGGGCCTATCGCACCGAAACTCTGGCCAAGACAGATG GTGTGGAGAAGCTCAATGGCGGTGGCCTGGCCGAGTTCAAGGGCAGAAACGAACAGCGATCGAGCGCCTCGCATCAGGGCGATGACAAAAACTTTGTGAAGCAGGCCTCGGAGAGCTCCAAGACCCAGCTGCAGGAGAAGGTGGTCTTTGGCGATGAGAGCAGCGGTCGCACCGAAATGAAGATGAGCTCTACATCCACCTCGTCCTCCTCAAAGGTGGTATCTTCCTCCTCAACTGTGGAATATGGTGATGAGCCGCGCTATCTGCTCGATGGGCAGGAGaagccccagcagcagcaacagcagcagcagctgcaccaGCGTGAGTGGGAGGATCAGAGGCGTCAGCAGGAGCAGCGTTACCAGGAGCAGCTACAGCGTCAGGAGCAACAGATACGCCAAGAGCAGATCCAACGCCAAGAGCAGATCCAACGCCAAGAGCAACTGCAGCGCCAAGAGCAACTGCAGCGCCAAGAAGAGCGCTTCTCGGAGAGCCGCGAGCAGAGCAACACCACCCGGAATGTGCAGACCCAGCAGCATTACGAGGAGAACAAGCGCTATGTGGACATGGATAAGGCATCGCCGGAATATCAGCAGCATGTCCAGCATCTAATGTCGCAGCCCGGCGAGATTATATCCAATACGGTGGAGTATCCAAAGCCGAATGTCAAGATGATCACCACGGTCAAGCGGCTGCCCGATGGCACCATTGTCAAGAACAAGCGCTACGAGACGGAGCAGCTGACTCCCAGTCAAAGTCAGACCACTCACAATCAGACCCATAACCAGAATCAAGTCCACAATCAGCGACGTGTCCAGCAGGATGTCCAGGATCACAGCCAGTTGCGCGATGTGGTGGACAatgtggagcagcagcaggagcagcatgTGACTCAGTCACAGCAGAGCTCTTTCTCCTCGGTCAAGAAGTCCAGCCGTCGTTTCTCCACGGAAACCACTTCAGAGACTGTCGAAGAGTATGATGATCGTGGTCAGCCCTTGCCCCGAGTCCAGCAGAAGGCTCCAACACAGACTCAGGCACCTTCTCACCATGCCCCATCTCCCACATCCCGCCAGTCACCGGGTAGGGACTTTAGCACCCATGGCTTCCCATCGGTGCGTCCGAACAAGCCCACCCAGGAGTATCCCTCCCAGAGACCCACCACCGAGGAAGTGGTGGTCGTGCGTTCTGAGAAGAGTCGCCAGGTGAAGCAGCATCATACCACCAGCACTGAAACAGAGGTCCTGGGCGATGACTACCATCCACAGACCCAATCTACTCCTCAAAAGCTGAGGGAGGCGCCTTCGCCCAACTTCAGTACCCATGGCTTTCCGTCTGTACGCTCAACTCCGCGTGCAGATCAGCCCGATGGTGAGGTGCCAATGACCACCAGGACAGTCTCTCACAATCAGAGCGCAAATCGTAAGACCAACACGGAGCGTATCATTGAGACGCAGGTGGAGCAACCGGGCTCACCCCGTACCGTAAGTCCACGTCGATCTCAGCCACGCGAGGAGGCAGGACCAGCTCCCACCCGCGGACCGGCTGGAAAGCCCAGTCACACTCGGCCAAGCACCAACTCTGGACCTAGTCCAACCACCAAGACAACCGAGACGGTGACGGTGACCCGTAGGCAGCTCCAAAAGGAGCGTGAAGTGGATGCTGCCCATCGGGCCTTTGCCGCCTCGCTGCGTAGCAGTTCGCCAGCGGAGAGTACCACATCGGTGGGATCCCATCATCAGCCGTCCCATCATCAGACACCGCGTTCGAGCATCTCCTCGAATCGTACCTATCGACGAGAGATGCGTGAGGGCTCCCACGAGAGCCAGGCGCCGTCGGAAACAAGCAGGATTAGCTCTAGCACGGTGACCAGGCATACGACAGGAGGAACCACTACTAGCACCACCACAAAGACGAGCAAGAAGCCAAGTCCAGTGGTGAGCCGAGGTCCCAGCGAGCCCAGGTCGCCAACACCGAAGGCGGGAGGACGTCACAGCGAGCCAAGATCGCCCACACCAAAGGCAGGAGGAGCTACAGTGACAACCACAACGACTACGACCACAAGCAGTACCATTAAGGGAGGTCCAGTGCCAGCTCAAGCTCCAGTTTCACCAGCACCGGCTCCTGCTTctccagcaccagcaccagctccAGCCAGTCCTGCTCCAG ATAACAAGCTATCACAGTATACGTATACTACCACTAAGCCTGGCGATATATTCTCTCTGCCACCAACTACTCCTCCTACTATTAACAACGAACCAACActaaccaccaccaccaccaccaacaagacaacaacaacaaccaccaACAAAAACCAAGAACCAGCGAAATCCGTAACAGAAACTATAGCCGATACCGATACCCAGCCGATCCGCAAGCTCCAGGTGAGCGCCAATGAGGCAAAGGCGGCGTCGGTGGTGGCGGAGGAGGCGCCCTGTGTCCGTCGTCATTATTACCAGCTGGGCCAAGAGGGGGAAGAAGAAGCCCCAATCGCCGAGTTGGCAGACGGGAGCTCTGGGATGACCCCTG CCAGCAAGAAGCCGTATCCGCAATTGAGAAGGCAGTCCCAGGACGAACCGGAACCTCAGCTAAAACGCAGCTCCAAATCGCCAGGCGTTCAGAGAGAGACAACCTTCGAGGGTCGTCGTGTCTCCCAGCCGGTAGAGGAGGATCTGGATAAGCTGGCTATCGAGGAGCTGATCATTATCGAGCAGGTTAACGGGGCTCCACGAGCTGAGCCATCGGTCAGAGCTACTAGTCCCGAGAAGGGTCCTAGGGCCACGCCCAGACAGAGCCCAGAGAAGGAGCAACCGAGCTTCAAGCCAACGCGTGTCCAGCCTCAAGTTTCGCCACGTCAAAGTCCTGAGAAGCAATTACCCAGGACTCAGACACCTGGCGTAGGTCAACCTGTTGGTGTCCCCTTGCGTCAGAGCCCCGAGAAGCAAGTGCCACGAGCTCAAAGTCCCGAAAAGGGACCTCAACCACGTGTTTCACCACGGCAAAGTCCTGAAAACCAACAGCCGATGAAGCCCCGTCAGAGTCCCGAAAGGGAGCATCGAACAGAGGACGACATTTTCCGTAGCACCATTACCAAAACCGAAAAACGAACTACCTATAATCTTAACGAAGAATTCCTAACGAACGAACGAGATCATCAGACGACTAACGATAAGGAACCCCAAGCTCCTAAAGAACCAAACGATGAAGCGCCCACATCAAAGCCGCTGGAGACCATTGAGAGTCCAGATGGTGGTTTCCTGTCCAAGGGAAACGATGTCGAGTCAGAACCTGAGGAGAACAAGTCGCCTACGTACCGCAAAAAAGGCTTAACACGTCGCGAGACCTTCGAGGATCGTTGTCGCAAAATCTTGGGCATGGAGGAAGATGGAGACACACAGGGAAACTTTACTCAACGACCAGAGAATGaacatgatgatgatgacgaggaTGACAAAAAGAATATCACCCAGACCACCACCATTGAGACTATCGAGGTAAAGATCGAAGATTGTcccgatgacgatgacgatgatcaACCACGTCGTGTCACGGAGACATTTGTGGTTCGTACTCAGCCCAAGATTATGGTGGATGAAGAGCTACTGGTGGATGTGACCGAGTCTGAGGAAGTGGAAGTTCTAACCAAGGAAGTTGAGCGTCCTAAATATCCCAATGAGCAGGAGGGCCCTAAAAGTCCAAAGAAGGAGTCAGTTTCCAAGAATGAAGAACCCAGCAGGTATCCGACTAAGCCAGAGGGTTCCAGATATCCCAAGGCACAGGAGACCCCAAAATATCCCAAGGATTATAAGACTCCCAGCTTCCCGAAGGATCAAGAAGGTCCAAGGTATCCCAAGGAGCCAGAGCAGAAAAGCCCCCAAAATCCCAAGGAGGACGCGGAGACAATTAATATCAATGAGGAGACCACTATTGTCATAACCAAGGAAGCCGGCTCCAAGTCTCCCACCCCCACCTGGTCACCATCCCCTGAACGCCGAATTCCTAAGAAGTCAACGTCACCAACATCCGCGGTTGAATCACCCTCTAGTTCTCCCTCCTTTGGCAGGAAGGCTCCCGTCAAGCCGGAGACGAGTTTCGTCACCGAAAAAATCATCGATTGTCAGGGTAAAACCGTTGTCGAGAAGATCACTCAGAGGACGCGATCGCCAAGTCCTAGCACAGTCAAGAAGGTTCCTAAGCCCACACAAAAAGTACCAGAAAAGCAGCCCGAGACTGAATCCGAACCAGAAAAGGATTCAGAACCGGAgataaagaagaaaacaagTGTGAGCAGCATCACGAAAACCGAAACTGAGCGTCGGAATTCGCGTACGACAAAGGGAAAGCAGCCCGTGGCAACCAAGGAACCCCGATCGAAAGTACCAGCTCCGAAGGCTCCTCGCAAGGATTCCCTAACTGGTCACAAGCGGGACAGTGTAGTGGAAGAGACTCGCACTTCCACTACGACCACAACAACTAGACAGGGTCGTAAGCCTACCGATACCAACGGTACTACACTATCCCCATCATCCATCAAGGATCGCCTACGTTCTTCGCCGCGCAAGCAGAAGACTACACCCCAGCCGCCTCGAACTCCCACTCCAGCACAGTCTCGTGGCCCCGAGGATAATGTAGATGGTGATTCCACTTCGCCAGATGCTAGTCCTTCGCGGGTAAGCAACGAACGCCGACGTTCGAGCAACATTTCCGTGCACACGGAAATCATTATCGATCACACGGCTCCCAAATCGCCGAGGACCGAAAGGCGGCCCCAACAGCCAACAGCCACGGCTCCCAGTCCCATAAGAAAACTTCCGGTAACAGAGCGCAAGGAGTCCGCACCTGTGCCTCGGGTCACCCGACGCGATAAGACCGAAAAGGTTACTCGTTCCACCAGCGAAAATATAATCAAGGTGAGCAGCGGAGGCACAAAGCCTCACCATCCCGAGATGAGTAGCCTGAAGCCCGGTGGGGAGAGGATTAGACCTAGCAAGTGCTGCACCACCAAGACGATCAATCTCAGCGAGCAACGCATTCACACAAACACCGATATCGAGGGAGTAATCATCGATATTCAGCAGGCGAAGAGCTCGAGGGAACCGTCACCGGATCGCATTGTGCCCACCCCAGTGCCTGCGGAATTGGAGACTGGCAAGCCACGTTACCCGGATGTTGTGCAGGAGCCAGATGATGAGCCTCGTCGCAAGCCACAGGTCACAAATATCCCCATTTTCGAGGAGGAGTCTCAGGCGTATGTGGGATGTCAAATATCCGAATTGCGTAGCTCTAATGGTTTAGAGGTGGACATTCTGGACAATCCCACTGTGGAGGCACCCAAGAGTCTGGATTATCCGGTAAATACACCCGATACGGATGAAAGCCTATTGAGTGTCCACGAGAAGGTTTCTCGATTCACTCACTCCGCCGAAAAGGTAAAGCAGCCGAGAGCTTCAGTTCCATTTAGCCGGGAGTTCGATACAAACTCTAAGATACCGGAGAACGACGACTGTTTGCTGAGCATCAATCAAAAGGTGGACAAGTTTTTGCGCACGGCCGAGAACGTTACCAGGCCGGCGTCACTCTCTCCTCGACCGGAAATAGAAAGACCAAATCTGGAGGAGATTGACGAGGAGCTTCTTAGGGACGATTGCATCCTAAGCGTGTCCCAGAAGGTGAGCAAATTTATCGATACAGCCGAGAAATTGGCACCGACCGTGCCACAGAAATCGCCGCGTCTGGTTGCCAACATCGAACGTCACATTTCAAGGCAGAGCGAGCCAGAGCGGGATCTGGATGAGGAATCGGAACCAGAGCTGGAGCGGGAGACAGATCAGGAGGATGGCCAGACTagccagctggaggaggaggaggaaatcAGCCGAACGGTAACCAGAAAGGAGACCATTAGGGAAGTCAGGCAGCAGGAGACTAGAGAGACAACCCGACGGGACTCCAAAGGAGAACCTGAAAAGGCTTCCAAGAAGGTACCACAAAAAGAAACCCAAGTGAAGCCGAAAGAGGAAAGGACTAAGGAGCCCAAGTATCCGGCCAACTTGCCCCAAAAAGTGTCACAGCAACCTCAAAGGGTTATCAGCCAAAAGGAGCCGAAGGAGCCTAAGCCAACTGCAGCTCCAACCAAGTCCAAAGGTGAGCCGGAAAGGTTACCCAAAAGGGAGCCCAAGCTCACACAAAAGGAACCCGAACGGCTGACCAAAAAGACACCAGAGAAGGAACCGCGCAAAGATTCCCTAAAGCAACCTGAGGAAGAGTTCGAACTTTCACCTGAAGATGAAGAAGAATTCGGCGACGAGCCTTTGCCCATGACCAAGACGCACACCACAACCATAGAACTGAAGCGTCAGAAGGACATTCTCAGTCGTCCTTCGGTATTTAATCAACGCACACCAGAACGCAGGCCGCCGTCGTCACCAACCAAGATGAATGGAAGCCGAGGCCGACCAAGTCCAAGCACCAGTTTAATTACCGAGGAAAAAAAATCGTACAGAAATCAGGTGACCAATGTTAATAAGCCGGGACCTAGGAAGACCTCTACTCCTTCGGTTACTCCCTCTGCCCAATCCCCGTCGACAGCAAAGACCACCAGCAGTTCCAAGCGCATGGAGCACATTACCCAACAACAATGGGTAGTCCAAGATGTGGATGTAGACGTAGAAGAAGTGGGACCTGCACCTCCCACCCATACAACCGAGAAACCACAAAGAACCAGCAAATCTCCAACACCATCGTCACGATCGCCATCGCAATCTCCCTCCCGATCGCCCAGTAGACGAACCACCTCCAACAACTTGACCACGacaaccaccaccaccaccactgaGCACCGTCACCTGCACCCGAGCACTCCCACCACTACCAAGACAACTGGCCCCAAACCGACCTCGACTCTGACTAACCCAACCAAAGCCGAACCCGAAATCACACCCATTGAATCTGTTACAGAGAAAAGCACTACCATCATTACCACCACGACGAGCACCACAGGACGTAATGTGGCCAACCGCAGAAATGTGTTTGAACCAGCACAGGAATCTCCTACGGGAGAGTCCGAGCAACCCGCCGGACGTCGTCCCTCGTACATGGACCACACAAAGAGCTCACTGGAGCATATCCGTCGTGATTCCCTGGAGATTAATAAGAGCCACTATTCGAGAAAGTCATCCGTGGAAGATGATTCCCCTATGGAACCACGAAATCCCAACACCGCTGTAAAGTTTGATGTGCCCCGAAAGACACCAACGCGAGGCGGGGAAGAGCCAAGAAAGACATCTCTAAAGGGTAAAGATGATGAATCCGATTTAGACGTAGAAATCGAGGAAATCTTCGATCTGCAGCGACTGGAGCAACTACTGGAGACAGTGGCCAGTTACGAGATGCGTCGCCGGATACGCGCCCAGATGCGTCTGATACGCAAGAACATGATCAATGCGGGGACTACAACCAGTAGCCACACCATTACCACCACAACATCAACCAGTTCGGGCAAGAGTTCGCCACTTCCCAAGAAGCGTGAGCCGAGTCCTTTGGCCAGTCCGGAAACAAAGACGACCAGCAGTAGCCTGAAGGAAGTGCGCACCAGTACGAGTCGCCGGCAGCAGCGGGTGGAGCAGGTGGACAGCAAAACGTCTTCACAGGGAAAGACTTCCCCCTATGGCAAGCCGCCAGTGAAGCCCAGGGAAAGGAGCGCCAGTCCGGCTCAAAAACGTCGTATTAGTCCGCCTGGCAAGTCATCTCCGGCTACCACCAAGGTCACCACAATTACCACAACCACATCCTCTCGTGGAACGCCATTAAAGTCAACACAAGGACCCATTTGGGCTGATCGTTCCAAGGTGCTTAAGGGTCACGCCGCGGTTCCCCAGACAAATGGCAACAGCACAACCCCACGCAAGGGATCCACTTCCAGCACGACCTCATGCAGTGGCAAGGTCACGCGCACAATGACCAGTTCCAGTACCATCACCAGCTCCAGTAGTAGTAGCACAAACAAGCGCAACAAGCCACGCGAGGAGGATTCCATTACCTCCAGTTACGGCGTGGGACCCACCGATGAAAACGGACTGCCGCTCTTCGGGATTCGTGCGCTCAAGAAGAAGACGACGCCACCGGTGACGACGACGGTACAGGAACCCTGTGAGACCAAGCAAG AAGTCACAGGCTATGTGATCGAGGAGCAGTTCTACTCGGATAACAAGTCCCCACCGCGTCACGAGCGTAAGGAGCTGATCTACTCGAGCAATGCCGATGAGCTGGCTGCCATCAAGCAACAGCTTCAGCAGGAGGACGAGAAGGACTACACACCGCCGGAACTGGACTCCAGGGTGGTGAGAGAATTCAAGAAGGTGGAGGCCCAGTCGCAATCGCTGCCCGAAGATGCCAGATATGTGCGTCGCGGTTCGGTGAAGGAGCTTAGCGAGAAGTTCATACGCAAGgaatcctcctcctccacccacTCGACAACCGTCCAGTCGTTGGCCAGGAACGAGGATGAGACCGAGGAGGATAGCGAGTCCAATGAGGTGTGCAGCGTGATTGAGGCACCACCACAGATGCGTCAGAATCAGAGTCAtgtcaccagcagcagcaccacaaGGTCCAGTAACACACGATCCTTCCTCAACAGCAGTGCTGATCAGCGTCAGGTGACCAGCGTGGATGATGTCCTTGAGAGGATGCGCAATGCGGATAATG TTGAGGAGCCCGGTGACAGCAGCGAGGATCGCGAGGCTCGGGCCTTGCTCAACAAATTCCTGGGGGCCAGTGTGATCATGCAGGGAGTGGAGAGCATGCTGCCACCCACGGCCACAGGTCAACGTTTAAACACTCAAGGG gtGAAGACCACGCGGATAACCCATAACTATAGCAAGTCCGGCAATAACAGCTCCAGTACCTCCAGTACTGAGGTCAGCAGCTCCTCAGCACCAGTTACACGCACAACTTGTGACATCGAGGAGATTTGGGACGAGCAGGTCCTAAAGCAATTG CTGGAACAGGCGTCCACCTACGAGGAGCGTCGCAAAATCCGTGCACGTCTACGCGAACTTATGGCGGAACGCGAAG atcaaaAAAGCTCgaagcaggagaaggaggaggaggagagcagCGCCAGCGAGTATGAGGAGATCATCGAGGAGGTAACCGACTACAGCgacgaggaggaagaggagcaaCCGCCCAAGAAGGAGGAGCCCAAAAAGGAGGTGGCCAAGAAAGTGGTGACCCCAAAGGAGGTGACCACTAGCACCACCAAAAAAGAGGTTACCCAAAAGGCTGAGAAGAAGGAAACTGCCACCGCCACAGCCACCTCCACCAAGTCCACTAAAGTCGTCGAGAGTGTTGGCAAAAAGTTGGCCAAAGTTGAACTGGCCAGTAGCTCCGCCTCCacctccagcaccaccacagaCGGTGTTGTCCAGGTGCAGG